A part of Drosophila bipectinata strain 14024-0381.07 chromosome 3L, DbipHiC1v2, whole genome shotgun sequence genomic DNA contains:
- the LOC108120409 gene encoding cytochrome c oxidase assembly protein COX18, mitochondrial, producing the protein MATLLFLRTLRRPSPIAAYKFTYTGSKCPNTSLHHRLSSTEAASAAAAQFGNAGGLGGFWQTLSNSQPVGVMQDTLITIHDYSGLPWWASIILSTFLFRSVVTLPLTIYQHKITARIEKIALEMPAIVEELKKEAAMAKQKFKWSDKQTQIVYRRSIKKQWQKLIVRDNCHPMKTLIVLWGQVPLWIFQSVALRNLVYMLPDPMTIQAQIVATELTIGGFGWIPNLTVVDSSYILPVTLGIINLAIIEVQSMTRTRPSTRLQNIANNVFRGLSIVMIPVACTVPSALCVYWVASSSFGLGQNLLLLSPDVRRMVGIPKTKTELDQPYDQLWLKIQQRIGLIAHSATDKPESK; encoded by the exons ATGGCAACTTTGCTGTTTTTACGGACCCTAAGAAGGCCTAGCCCCATTGCAGCGTACAAGTTCACATACACAGGTTCAAAATGCCCGAATACATCGCTCCACCATCGCCTATCATCAACAGAAGCTGCGTCGGCGGCGGCCGCCCAATTCGGAAATGCCGGTGGATTGGGGGGCTTCTGGCAGACTTTGTCAAATAGTCAGCCCGTGGGAGTCATGCAAGATACCCTTATAACGATACACGACTACAGCGGACTGCCTTGGTGGGCTTCTATTATCTTATCCACTTTCCTGTTCCGGAGTGTAGTCACTCTCCCACTGACCATTTACCAGCACAAGATCACAGCCAGGATCGAGAAAATAGCCCTAGAGATGCCGGCCATAGTGGAAGAGCTCAAGAAGGAGGCTGCGATGGCAAAACAGAAGTTCAAGTGGAGCGATAAACAAACCCAGATAGTCTACCGGAGATCG ATCAAAAAACAGTGGCAGAAACTTATCGTGCGCGACAACTGTCACCCCATGAAGACACTCATAGTATTGTGGGGTCAGGTTCCCCTGTGGATATTCCAATCAGTGGCTTTGCGTAATCTTGTCTACATGCTACCCGATCCCATGACCATTCAGGCTCAAATCGTCGCCACAGAACTGACAATTGGCGGCTTTGGGTGGATACCCAATCTTACGGTAGTGGATAGTTCCTACATCCTGCCAGTAACCCTAGGAATCATCAATTTGGCCATTATCGAGGTGCAGTCCATGACCAGAACGCGACCGTCCACACGCTTGCAAAACATAGCCAACAATGTCTTTCGGGGACTGAGCATTGTTATGATTCCGGTGGCCTGTACTGTGCCCTCGGCCCTCTGTGTTTATTGGGTGGCCTCTAGTAGCTTCGGCCTGGGACAGAATTTATTGCTTCTCTCGCCGGATGTGCGGCGCATGGTGGGAATTCCCAAGACAAAAACGGAACTAGACCAACCGTACGATCAGCTCTGGCTGAAGATTCAGCAGCGGATAGGGCTCATCGCGCATTCGGCTACTGATAAGCCGGAATCAAAATGA
- the vers gene encoding trichoplein keratin filament-binding protein translates to MRSRSMAGSAGSQAASHIGSKVPTRSSAAHSRVSGAGASIKEGSVRQRTAPPKNDYEKYYENVFLGDDSDPESQGTSNSQQSEPSRKRSLHAMLREEPQRPKVGRPRKIPILLEPYPEQPKDAVIRQINGDPLPVKRQFVHQATTYARCRTDKLGQQLYTKTERHVWKKEAIQMFLQLWAHYIKDLRGPTKNCVVYREMEKQMSEFGPSHFEIKTKMDNMSRKYRLEAEKVRETGQPSTWEYFHRIQSLLIGTKSVDVFEEIMFENKVPTNLSPELESDDDLDSIKEEVDVDHSVNEAHNFKDAHESSLERSIKNSPVASPEFEEPADEDEEEEEEPEQDEEHEQEQDMTVDLEDQYEEDLPEDQSEKHVSRSQAMKYRSDRLLQIEEEKLSIEREKLQVMKDALKELTSFHKDLIVLFRQKRT, encoded by the exons atgcGATCCAGATCAATGGCAGGCTCTGCCGGCTCACAGGCGGCGTCGCACATTGGCAGCAAAGTTCCAACGCGCTCATCGGCCGCACACAGCCGTGTTTCTGGCGCCGGTGCATCAATCAAGGAAGGAAGCGTGCGGCAGCGAACCGCTCCGCCAAAAAACGACTACGAGAAGTACTATGAGAATGTTTTTCTTGGAGATGACAGTGATCCAGAG AGTCAGGGAACGTCAAATTCTCAGCAGTCGGAGCCATCAAGGAAGCGGTCGTTGCACGCGATGCTAAGAGAGGAGCCTCAACGGCCGAAAGTGGGTCGCCCTCGTAAGATTCCCATCCTCCTAGAACCCTACCCAGAACAGCCAAAGGACGCGGTCATCCGGCAGATCAACGGAGATCCATTGCCAGTCAAACGCCAGTTTGTCCACCAAGCTACTACCTACGCGCGATGTCGGACGGATAAATTAGGACAACAGCTTTATACAAAGACAGAAAGGCACGTTTGGAAGAAGGAGGCCATTCAAATGTTCCTCCAGCTGTGGGCGCACTATATAAAGGATCTCCGTGGTCCGACGAAGAACTGCGTTGTCTACAGAGAAATGGAGAAGCAGATGAGCGAGTTTGGACCAAGCCACtttgaaattaaaactaaGATGGACAATATGTCCCGAAAATATCG gctGGAAGCAGAGAAAGTGAGGGAAACTGGGCAGCCATCAACTTGGGAATATTTCCATAGAATACAGTCTCTTCTAATTGGTACTAAATCCGTAGACGTATTTGAGGAAATCATGTTCGAAAACAAAG TGCCAACCAATTTATCCCCAGAACTAGAATCAGATGATGATTTAGATTCTATAAAAGAAGAAGTAGATGTAGATCACTCCGTTAATGAGGCCCACAATTTCAAAGATGCGCATGAAAGCAGCTTAGAAAGAAGTATAAAAAATTCACCAGTTGCCTCCCCCGAATTCGAAGAACCCGCTGATgaagacgaggaggaggaagaggaaCCAGAGCAGGATGAGGAGCACGAGCAGGAACAGGACATGACGGTCGATCTAGAGGATCAGTATGAAGAAGATCTTCCAGAGGATCAGTCAGAAAAGCACGTTTCGCGATCCCAAGCAATGAAATATCGCTCGGACCGACTGTTACAAATAGAAGAGGAGAAATTGTCAATAGAACGAGAAAAGCTGCAAGTTATGAAGGACGCACTTAAAGAACTAACTTCATTTCACAAAgatttaatagttttattcAGACAAAAAAGAACgtaa
- the LOC108120417 gene encoding eukaryotic translation initiation factor 2 subunit 1, producing the protein MALTSRFYFERYPEIEDVVMVNVLSIAEMGAYVHLLEYNNIEGMILLSELSRRRIRSINKLIRVGKTEPVVVIRVDKEKGYIDLSKRRVSPEDVEKCTERFAKAKAINSLLRHVAEILGYDGNEKLEELYQKTAWYFEKKYNSKTVAYDIFKQSVTDPSVFDECNLDAETKEVLLSNIKRKLVSPTVKIRADIECSCYGYEGIDAVKASLTKGLELSTEELPIRINLIAPPLYVMTTSTTKKTDGLKALEVAIEHIRAEIVRYEGEFKVIMAPKLVTAIDEADLARRLERAEAENAQVAGDDDEEDGVDQEGMQFDPEKEFNHKSSLSTAANNDDDEDDEDED; encoded by the coding sequence ATGGCACTAACGTCGCGCTTTTACTTCGAGCGATATCCCGAGATCGAGGATGTCGTTATGGTAAACGTACTTTCCATTGCGGAAATGGGCGCTTACGTCCATCTGCTGGAGTACAACAACATCGAGGGCATGATCCTGCTCTCTGAGCTGTCACGACGTCGCATCCGTTCCATAAACAAGCTGATCCGAGTAGGCAAAACCGAACCCGTCGTCGTCATCCGTGTGGACAAGGAGAAGGGCTACATTGATCTGTCCAAGCGTCGTGTCTCCCCCGAGGATGTGGAAAAGTGTACCGAGCGGTTCGCCAAGGCGAAAGCCATCAATTCTTTGCTCCGGCATGTGGCCGAAATCCTCGGCTACGATGGAAACGAAAAGCTGGAAGAGCTATACCAGAAAACTGCCTGGTACTTTGAAAAGAAGTACAACAGCAAAACGGTGGCTTACGACATCTTCAAGCAGTCCGTGACGGATCCCTCGGTCTTCGATGAATGCAATCTGGACGCCGAAACCAAGGAGGTGCTGCTGAGCAACATCAAGCGCAAGCTGGTCTCGCCAACGGTCAAAATCCGGGCTGACATCGAGTGCTCCTGCTATGGTTATGAGGGCATTGACGCCGTCAAGGCATCCCTCACCAAGGGCCTGGAGTTGAGCACCGAGGAGCTACCCATCCGGATCAATCTGATAGCACCGCCACTCTATGTTATGACCACGTCCACGACCAAGAAGACAGACGGCTTGAAAGCCCTCGAGGTGGCCATCGAACACATACGGGCCGAGATCGTGAGGTACGAGGGCGAATTCAAGGTGATAATGGCACCTAAGCTGGTCACCGCCATCGACGAGGCCGATCTGGCCAGGCGGCTGGAGCGGGCCGAGGCCGAGAACGCCCAGGTGGCcggcgacgacgacgaggaggatgGCGTCGATCAGGAGGGCATGCAATTCGATCCCGAAAAGGAGTTCAATCACAAGAGTTCGTTGTCGACGGCCGCGAACAATGACGATGACGAagacgacgaggacgaggactaG
- the ssp gene encoding uncharacterized protein ssp: MKNLKESSREVALKVFQGEYKLLDRQQRSTVWKVFQAIVRDDGTMLKNCYFCTGCKRVMRGYSSSNFRTHMCHVKYIARMRKESKDHTETISPEKEENLKMPIRFKRRTSGQFRWSTKSTSLLLQLWSENIKELLKGGRSLDILKNMADHMSHLGVTSMDIKDKIDDTIEKYREEENKEKLTGKPSKWIIYKRVRKLLSGVENKAKHFDNKTFLNRNLNYETPLEIKSEQVEEVVNNAGDQEDELARLKDNIIKDIEASLENYEEELDSQTSTENPTKRAHFHREARLLEIEEKRLVLEGEKLVIEKEKLEVLKTLVKEISLFRNELSKAFIPK; the protein is encoded by the exons ATGAAGAACCTCAAGGAGTCAAGCCGCGAAGTGGCTCTTAAAGTTTTCCAAGGAGAATATAAACTATTGGACAGGCAGCAACGCAGCACCGTTTGGAAGGTGTTTCAAGCAATTGTTCGCGACGATGGAACAATGCTGAAGAACTGCTATTTTTGTACCGGATGCAAGCGCGTCATGCGGGGATACAGCTCTTCCAATTTTCGTACCCACATGTGTCATGTCAAATACATTGCGCGTATGCGGAAGGAGTCCAAAGACCACACTGAAACGATCAGTCCCGAGAAGGAGGAAAATCTCAAAATGCCGATCCGCTTTAAAAGAAGGACTTCTGGTCAGTTTAGATGGTCAACAAAGTCAACCAGCCTATTGTTACAGCTGTGGTCCGAAAATATTAAGGAATTACTGAAGGGAGGCCGATCCTTagatattcttaaaaatatggcGGATCATATGAGCCATTTGGGGGTGACTTCTATGGATATTAAAGACAAAATTGATGATACTATCGAAAAATATCG ggaagaagaaaataaagagaaacTGACGGGTAAACCGTCAAAGTGGATCATTTACAAACGTGTACGGAAACTTCTCTCAGGAGTGGAAAACAAGGCTAAACATTTCGATAATAAAACTTTCTTGAATCGGAACCTTAACTATGAAACTCCTCTTGAAATTAAATCGGAACAGGTCGAAGAAGTTGTTAATAATGCAGGAGATCAAGAGGACGAGCTGGCAAGGCTTAAGGACAACATTATAAAGGACATAGAAGCATCGTTGGAAAATTACGAAGAAGAGCTCGACAGTCAAACGTCTACAGAAAATCCTACAAAAAGAGCTCACTTTCATAGAGAAGCTAGACTTTTGGAAATTGAAGAGAAAAGGCTTGTCCTGGAAGGTGAAAAACTGGTAATAGAAAAGGAGAAGCTTGAGGTTTTAAAGACCCTCGTGAAAGAGATTTCTTTATTTCGTAACGAACTAAGCAAAGCATTTATACCAAAGTAA
- the LOC108120419 gene encoding uncharacterized protein, translating into MFFINVSGEEEKCTEAQLDILLKINTGEYRLVKKNKRSSVWNVYREIARADGSKLKWRYFCLGCKRVMQSTGGTTSNLRIHKCHVRYLKQNGNALSTGQRKFSSRRRELGVQREDFCQIQSDTISECEDLIEDAEETGLEEDNIAEEDLQLEINQETSSKSRPLLKLFSEDSCSDKQELDEDHINETGSEEQRTIELDHNQMQHPATDFKPETPPSRSNHDFDTSAIAEAESYAKAWTHAFLRLNDEQKFYAKRSIDELLVLGRLQKLSISTVTSLSTNF; encoded by the exons atgttttttataaaCGTCTCCGGGGAGGAGGAAAAGTGTACCGAGGCCCAGCTGGACATCTTGCTGAAGATCAACACCGGCGAATATCGACTGGTTAAGAAAAACAAACGCAGCTCCGTTTGGAATGTTTACCGAGAGATTGCTCGCGCGGATGGATCCAAGCTCAAGTGGCGCTACTTCTGTCTTGGCTGTAAGCGGGTTATGCAGTCCACTGGAGGCACAACCTCCAACCTGAGAATCCACAAATGCCACGTCCGGTATCTGAAACAGAACGGCAATGCGTTGTCTACTGGTCAACGGAAATTTAGTTCCCGGAGACGGGAATTGGGCGTTCAGCGTGAGGACTTCTGTCAGATCCAATCAGACACCATATCGGAGTGCGAGGACCTGATCGAGGATGCAGAAGAGACAGGCCTGGAGGAAGATAACATTGCTGAGGAAGAT TTGCAActagaaataaatcaagaaacATCCTCCAAGTCTCGTCCCCTGCTGAAGCTATTCTCAGAGGACTCCTGTTCTGATAAACAGGAGCTGGATGAGGATCACATCAATGAGACTGGGTCTGAAGAGCAGCGAACCATTGAATTGGATCACAATCAGATGCAACACCCAGCTACAGACTTCAAGCCAGAGACTCCCCCATCCAGAAGCAACCATGACTTCGACACCAGTGCCATTGCCGAAGCCGAGTCGTACGCCAAAGCCTGGACTCACGCCTTCCTGCGTTTAAACGACGAGCAAAAGTTCTACGCCAAACGATCCATAGATGAACTCCTTGTGCTGGGACGCTTGCAAAAGCTTAGCATTTCAACAGTCACTTCCCTATCCACAAACTTCTGA
- the yps gene encoding Y-box factor homolog isoform X2 → MADTENKPLAAETQQQSLPAEQQQQPPQDQDQEPQDDQGQQLQGQQGKPAPPPKEIIATKVTGTVKWFNVKSGYGFINRNDTKEDVFVHQSAIARNNPKKAVRSVGDGEVVEFDVVIGEKGNEAANVTGPSGEPVRGSQFAADKRRNFRPWMKKNRRKDGQGEEGEELASPGQQQQQPPSVDGQPPQQLQSGPRQPRQNFRRGPPGGPPGGPRGGPRVPGGPPGGPRRYNNYYPRQPRRGLGGGDGSSADPGVHIQNVDGLQRGQGQARPQQIRPRRQNRKPNGPGGLEQQPQQNGAQEVQNTTTESTA, encoded by the exons ATGGCCGACACCGAGAACAAGCCGCTGGCTGCCGAGACGCAGCAGCAATCCCTTCCCGctgaacagcagcagcagccgccgcagGATCAGGATCAGGAGCCGCAGGACGATCAGGGCCAGCAGCTGCAGGGACAGCAGGGCAAGCCCGCTCCGCCGCCAAAGGAAATCATCG CCACCAAAGTTACCGGCACCGTCAAGTGGTTCAATGTCAAGAGCGGCTATGGCTTCATCAACCGGAACGACACCAAAGAGGATGTCTTCGTGCACCAGAGCGCTATTGCGCGCAACAACCCGAAAAAGGCTGTTCGCTCGGTGGGCGATGGAGAGGTTGTGGAGTTTGATGTGGTCATCGGTGAGAAGGGCAACGAGGCTGCCAACGTGACTGGTCCATCTGGCGAACCTGTCCGGGGTAGCCAGTTTGCGGCAGACAAGCGCCGCAACTTCCGCCCCTGGATGAAGAAGAACCGTCGAAAGGATGGCCAGGGCGAAGAGGGCGAGGAACTGGCGTCGCcgggacagcagcagcagcagccgccgtCCGTAGACGGACAGCCGCCGCAGCAGCTGCAGTCCGGACCACGTCAGCCCCGCCAAAACTTCCGTCGTGGCCCACCCGGCGGACCACCAGGCGGTCCTCGCGGAGGTCCCCGTGTACCCGGCGGACCACCTGGCGGTCCCCGTCGCTACAACAACTATTATCCGCGCCAGCCTCGTCGCGGTCTGGGCGGCGGTGATGGCAGCAGCGCTGATCCCGGTGTTCACATTCAGAACGTTGATGGTCTGCAGCGAG GTCAGGGACAGGCTCGGCCTCAACAAATTCGTCCGCGTCGCCAGAATCGGAAACCAAATGGCCCTGGTGGTTTGGAACAGCAGCCACAGCAG AACGGAGCTCAAGAGGTGCAAAATACGACTACTGAGAGCACTGCTTAA
- the yps gene encoding Y-box factor homolog isoform X1, whose product MADTENKPLAAETQQQSLPAEQQQQPPQDQDQEPQDDQGQQLQGQQGKPAPPPKEIIATKVTGTVKWFNVKSGYGFINRNDTKEDVFVHQSAIARNNPKKAVRSVGDGEVVEFDVVIGEKGNEAANVTGPSGEPVRGSQFAADKRRNFRPWMKKNRRKDGQGEEGEELASPGQQQQQPPSVDGQPPQQLQSGPRQPRQNFRRGPPGGPPGGPRGGPRVPGGPPGGPRRYNNYYPRQPRRGLGGGDGSSADPGVHIQNVDGLQRGEGQGPRRGGGPPGGPQRRFFRRNYNNGPPPPRHGDDSQGQARPQQIRPRRQNRKPNGPGGLEQQPQQNGAQEVQNTTTESTA is encoded by the exons ATGGCCGACACCGAGAACAAGCCGCTGGCTGCCGAGACGCAGCAGCAATCCCTTCCCGctgaacagcagcagcagccgccgcagGATCAGGATCAGGAGCCGCAGGACGATCAGGGCCAGCAGCTGCAGGGACAGCAGGGCAAGCCCGCTCCGCCGCCAAAGGAAATCATCG CCACCAAAGTTACCGGCACCGTCAAGTGGTTCAATGTCAAGAGCGGCTATGGCTTCATCAACCGGAACGACACCAAAGAGGATGTCTTCGTGCACCAGAGCGCTATTGCGCGCAACAACCCGAAAAAGGCTGTTCGCTCGGTGGGCGATGGAGAGGTTGTGGAGTTTGATGTGGTCATCGGTGAGAAGGGCAACGAGGCTGCCAACGTGACTGGTCCATCTGGCGAACCTGTCCGGGGTAGCCAGTTTGCGGCAGACAAGCGCCGCAACTTCCGCCCCTGGATGAAGAAGAACCGTCGAAAGGATGGCCAGGGCGAAGAGGGCGAGGAACTGGCGTCGCcgggacagcagcagcagcagccgccgtCCGTAGACGGACAGCCGCCGCAGCAGCTGCAGTCCGGACCACGTCAGCCCCGCCAAAACTTCCGTCGTGGCCCACCCGGCGGACCACCAGGCGGTCCTCGCGGAGGTCCCCGTGTACCCGGCGGACCACCTGGCGGTCCCCGTCGCTACAACAACTATTATCCGCGCCAGCCTCGTCGCGGTCTGGGCGGCGGTGATGGCAGCAGCGCTGATCCCGGTGTTCACATTCAGAACGTTGATGGTCTGCAGCGAGGTGAGGGACAGGGTCCACGCCGTGGTGGCGGCCCGCCTGGGGGACCCCAGAGGCGCTTCTTCCGACGCAACTATAACAACGGACCACCGCCACCACGCCACGGCGATGACA GTCAGGGACAGGCTCGGCCTCAACAAATTCGTCCGCGTCGCCAGAATCGGAAACCAAATGGCCCTGGTGGTTTGGAACAGCAGCCACAGCAG AACGGAGCTCAAGAGGTGCAAAATACGACTACTGAGAGCACTGCTTAA
- the Ir68b gene encoding uncharacterized protein Ir68b, with protein sequence MKPSVVFVLFLILGAISAEVDLLLARIACRMAVNQNLQVTYVYRCASCAESLDPEHSAMELEVQRCVGSRLPVVSRNIEAFELEPLRQTDSVSIFHIPIAEKGDSLVRRILSMLNPHQPRKHMHKYIFLWSDASQDQLLELFRGCWAKQIPYALCITHRNSGIFDFDPFFDGGLKVVQSGENFREKMSNLRGYQLRFSMFPDPLMAIPRDPVESKGYKATDGVAARVAVRMLNASVTYVQPADNESYGRCLSDGNFTGVVRDLVAGRTHFGPNSRFVLDCIWPHVEVLYPHTRRVLYLVVPASGIQPEYLIFVRVFRRSVWHLLLVTLLAVVVIFWLMQHFQKRVPRHGGITHFQAKWYEIIEMFGRTHVGEPVLRASSFSSMRTFLMGWILFSYVLTTIYFAKLESGFVRPYYEPQLDQLDGLSQMDVHVYAVTTMYDAVRASLSDYHYGLLSNRSRQLPLGLTTSYYQLLVVRRDRRAAFIMRDFHARDFLARNYNSETERPSYHIVKEYLRSMLCTYILPRGSPFLHRLQTLFTGFHEHGFFEHWRQMDMLNREGTSPNGEEFYEDLGDQTDTDASATDATIRRKKRVVLTLDILQGAFYLWSVGIGLSCLGFVLEQGHYFWRKRHEHVH encoded by the coding sequence ATGAAGCCGTcggttgtttttgtactcttCCTTATCTTAGGTGCCATTTCTGCTGAAGTGGACTTGCTCCTGGCCAGGATTGCCTGTCGAATGGCCGTAAATCAAAATCTCCAGGTCACTTATGTCTATCGCTGTGCTAGCTGTGCGGAATCCTTAGATCCAGAGCACTCGGCTATGGAGCTGGAAGTACAGCGTTGTGTGGGAAGTCGCCTTCCAGTAGTATCGCGAAACATTGAGGCCTTCGAGCTGGAGCCACTGCGTCAAACAGATAGCGTGAGCATCTTCCATATACCGATAGCCGAGAAGGGTGATTCCCTGGTACGACGCATCCTAAGTATGTTGAATCCCCATCAACCGCGGAAACACATGCACAAGTACATCTTTCTATGGTCCGATGCCAGCCAGGATCAGCTTCTTGAACTATTTCGTGGCTGCTGGGCCAAACAGATCCCCTACGCTCTGTGCATCACCCACCGGAATAGTGGGATCTTTGATTTCGATCCTTTTTTTGATGGGGGTCTAAAAGTGGTGCAAAGTGGCGAGAACTTCCGTGAAAAAATGAGTAACCTAAGGGGCTATCAACTCCGCTTCTCCATGTTTCCTGATCCTCTAATGGCGATACCACGGGATCCGGTGGAGAGTAAGGGCTACAAAGCCACGGATGGAGTGGCTGCACGGGTAGCTGTCCGTATGCTAAACGCCTCTGTTACATATGTCCAGCCGGCGGATAACGAATCTTACGGACGCTGCCTGTCGGATGGAAATTTCACAGGCGTGGTACGAGACCTGGTGGCAGGACGCACTCACTTTGGACCTAACTCCCGCTTCGTTCTGGACTGCATCTGGCCACATGTCGAAGTATTGTATCCGCACACCCGTCGTGTCTTGTACTTGGTTGTCCCGGCGTCCGGAATTCAGCCAGAGTATCTAATTTTCGTGCGGGTCTTTAGGCGTTCGGTCTGGCACCTACTACTGGTCACGCTCCTGGCAGTGGTCGTCATCTTTTGGCTTATGCAGCATTTCCAGAAGCGAGTTCCTCGGCATGGAGGAATCACCCACTTCCAGGCCAAGTGGTACGAGATCATAGAGATGTTTGGCCGAACTCATGTGGGTGAGCCAGTCTTGCGGGCGTCCTCGTTCAGTTCGATGCGGACCTTTCTCATGGGCTGGATCCTCTTCAGCTACGTCCTGACCACCATCTACTTTGCCAAGCTGGAGAGTGGCTTTGTACGTCCCTACTATGAGCCCCAACTTGACCAGCTGGACGGCCTCTCCCAAATGGATGTACACGTCTATGCGGTGACCACTATGTACGATGCAGTTAGAGCCTCGCTCTCGGATTACCATTACGGCCTGCTCTCTAACCGGAGCCGCCAATTGCCCTTGGGACTGACCACCTCCTACTACCAATTGTTAGTGGTCCGGCGAGATAGACGTGCAGCCTTTATCATGCGCGACTTCCACGCCCGTGACTTCCTGGCCCGTAACTACAACTCCGAGACGGAACGTCCCAGCTACCACATCGTCAAGGAGTACCTTCGATCCATGCTCTGCACCTACATCCTACCGCGGGGTTCGCCCTTTTTACATCGGCTTCAAACTCTTTTCACCGGATTCCACGAACACGGATTCTTCGAGCACTGGCGCCAAATGGACATGTTAAACCGGGAAGGCACTTCCCCCAATGGCGAGGAGTTCTATGAAGACTTGGGCGACCAGACGGACACCGACGCGTCAGCCACCGATGCAACTATAAGGCGCAAGAAACGGGTTGTCCTCACCCTTGACATCCTCCAAGGAGCCTTCTATCTCTGGTCAGTGGGCATTGGTTTAAGCTGCCTGGGATTTGTCCTGGAGCAAGGTCATTACTTTTGGAGGAAACGGCACGAACATGTCCATTAA